In Streptomyces sp. NBC_00306, a single genomic region encodes these proteins:
- a CDS encoding GTP-binding protein — protein MVRSVSEIRPLHTEEVMSRAGRSLEDTSRVSGKNATTVAFDFGRITVADRSVLYLFGAPGQKRFWFLWERLLAGTMGAVVLVDTRCLDEAWYALDRLEHHGMPYIVAVNDFGGPLHSDEHIREALALGPDVPMVEFDARDHSSSKFVLIALVEHLHALAVRHKG, from the coding sequence ATGGTCCGCTCCGTCAGCGAGATACGCCCGCTGCACACGGAGGAGGTGATGAGCCGCGCCGGCCGCAGCCTGGAGGACACCAGCAGGGTCAGCGGCAAGAACGCCACCACCGTCGCGTTCGACTTCGGCCGGATCACCGTCGCCGACCGCAGCGTCCTCTACCTCTTCGGCGCCCCCGGCCAGAAGCGCTTCTGGTTCCTGTGGGAACGGCTGCTGGCCGGCACGATGGGTGCGGTCGTCCTCGTCGACACCCGTTGCCTCGACGAGGCCTGGTACGCCCTGGACCGCCTCGAACACCACGGCATGCCGTACATCGTCGCGGTGAACGACTTCGGCGGACCGCTGCACAGCGACGAGCACATCCGCGAGGCGCTCGCGCTCGGCCCCGACGTGCCGATGGTGGAGTTCGACGCCCGCGACCACTCGTCCAGCAAATTCGTCCTG